One window of Brassica napus cultivar Da-Ae unplaced genomic scaffold, Da-Ae ScsIHWf_299;HRSCAF=487, whole genome shotgun sequence genomic DNA carries:
- the LOC125602812 gene encoding uncharacterized protein LOC125602812 isoform X3: MPVSLKQNMNVEIREMINRDPWSLKQPIHFLGIIFALVAFICVLEFFVIPSQDHLSTNLRFLVSGACLLTWASTLSRSFAFYFICSHLYGLFMASFLLFYQVVKRLPKKLSSSAVFLYSTLIGLTVVSLPYIPGWFEVIRETYAITRKFRNVGELAMVINIRFFETQFGLIAINSELLLAYDGSIDIGISRVMSWFIRIWATVLIIQSSEDTRLAVGALVCVLVVSPLLRMITRLIFPDRGTLMAKLLIMRDAIRDAVGPFVWCLIIVQIYSHRLKEGFVRSYGKSVRKKMKMKMKKRLETSVTVGESHTLVSHFPTPPRIKFSSGKGPGPDARVVYIAGAFDLFHAGHVEILRRARELGDFLLVGIHNDQTVSAKRGGHPPIMSMQERSLSVGACRYVDEVIFGAPWEVSKNTITIFGISLVVHGTVAESDNFQRKEENPYAVPISMGIFQILESPLDITTSTIMGRIVANHEAYQKRNLKKEASDDEQMEKEASDDKQALRRGTDRAGSLGGGDKLCDRHGPN, from the exons ATGCCGGTCTCTCTTAAGCAGAATATGAATGTTGAGATCCGTGAGATGATCAATAGGGATCCATG GTCATTGAAACAACCAATACACTTTTTGGGAATCATCTTTGCTCTTGTGGCTTTCATCTGTGTTCTCGAGTTTTTCGTCATTCCATCCCAAGATCACCTGTCTACTAACCTGAGATTCTTAGTTTCTGGAGCATGTCTACTCACCTGGGCTTCTACACTCAGCAGATCATTTGCATTCTACTTTATATGTTCCCATTTATATGGTCTGTTCATGGCTAGCTTTCTTCTTTTCTATCAg GTAGTGAAGCGACTACCAAAGAAATTGAGCTCTTCTGCAGTGTTCCTGTACTCAACCCTG ATTGGTCTTACTGTTGTCAGTCTTCCCTACATACCCGGTTGGTTTGAAGTTATCCGAGAAACATATGCAATTACACGCAAATTTAGGAATGTT GGCGAGCTGGCTATGGTGATTAATATACGATTCTTTGAAACACAGTTTGGATTGATTGCTATCAATTCAGAGCTCCTCTTGGCTTACGATGGGTCTATTGACATAGGCATATCTCGTGTCATGTCTTGGTTCATTCGGATTTGGGCTACGGTTTTGATTATTCAG AGCTCAGAAGATACTCGCCTTGCTGTAGGAGCGTTGGTATGTGTACTTGTTGTCTCACCTTTACTGAGGATGATCACCAGATTAATTTTCCCAGATCGCGG GACTCTGATGGCCAAACTACTAATCATGAGGGATGCAATTAGAGATGCTGTAGGACCATTTGTCTGGTGTTTAATCATCGTACAGATTTACTCTCATAGAT TAAAGGAGGGATTTGTAAGAAGCTATGGAAAATCGGTacgaaagaagatgaagatgaagatgaagaagagactAGAAACATCTGTTACTGTTGGTGAAAGTCATACTCTTGTCTCGCATTTTCCTACTCCCCCTAGGATCAAATTCTCCAGTGGCAAG GGGCCAGGACCTGATGCACGTGTAGTCTACATAGCTGGTGCGTTTGATCTTTTCCATGCTGGCCATGTTGAG ATTCTCAGGCGTGCTAGAGAGCTTGGCGACTTTCTTCTTGTTGGAATACATAATGACCAGACCGTGAG TGCTAAAAGAGGAGGGCACCCCCCAATCATGAGTATGCAGGAAAGGAGCTTAAGTGTTGGGGCATGCCGCTATGTAGATGAGGTGATATTTGGTGCTCCATGGGAAGTGTCAAAAAATACG ATCACGATCTTTGGCATATCATTGGTGGTTCATGGGACAGTAGCCGAGAGCGACAATTTTCAAAGG AAGGAAGAGAATCCGTATGCAGTACCAATTAGCATGGGCATATTCCAAATCCTAGAAAGCCCTCTTGATATCACAACTTCCACCATAATGGGGAGGATTGTAGCGAACCATGAAGCTTATCAG AAACGTAATTTGAAAAAGGAAGCTAGTGATGACGAGCAGATGGAAAAGGAAGCTAGTGATGACAAGCAGGCTTTGCGACGGGGGACTGACAGGGCCGGCTCATTGGGGGGGGGGGACAAGCTGTGCGACCGCCACGGGCCCAATTAA
- the LOC125602812 gene encoding uncharacterized protein LOC125602812 isoform X5, translated as MPVSLKQNMNVEIREMINRDPWSLKQPIHFLGIIFALVAFICVLEFFVIPSQDHLSTNLRFLVSGACLLTWASTLSRSFAFYFICSHLYGLFMASFLLFYQIGLTVVSLPYIPGWFEVIRETYAITRKFRNVGELAMVINIRFFETQFGLIAINSELLLAYDGSIDIGISRVMSWFIRIWATVLIIQSSEDTRLAVGALVCVLVVSPLLRMITRLIFPDRGTLMAKLLIMRDAIRDAVGPFVWCLIIVQIYSHRLKEGFVRSYGKSVRKKMKMKMKKRLETSVTVGESHTLVSHFPTPPRIKFSSGKGPGPDARVVYIAGAFDLFHAGHVEILRRARELGDFLLVGIHNDQTVSAKRGGHPPIMSMQERSLSVGACRYVDEVIFGAPWEVSKNTITIFGISLVVHGTVAESDNFQRKEENPYAVPISMGIFQILESPLDITTSTIMGRIVANHEAYQKRNLKKEASDDEQMEKEASDDKQALRRGTDRAGSLGGGDKLCDRHGPN; from the exons ATGCCGGTCTCTCTTAAGCAGAATATGAATGTTGAGATCCGTGAGATGATCAATAGGGATCCATG GTCATTGAAACAACCAATACACTTTTTGGGAATCATCTTTGCTCTTGTGGCTTTCATCTGTGTTCTCGAGTTTTTCGTCATTCCATCCCAAGATCACCTGTCTACTAACCTGAGATTCTTAGTTTCTGGAGCATGTCTACTCACCTGGGCTTCTACACTCAGCAGATCATTTGCATTCTACTTTATATGTTCCCATTTATATGGTCTGTTCATGGCTAGCTTTCTTCTTTTCTATCAg ATTGGTCTTACTGTTGTCAGTCTTCCCTACATACCCGGTTGGTTTGAAGTTATCCGAGAAACATATGCAATTACACGCAAATTTAGGAATGTT GGCGAGCTGGCTATGGTGATTAATATACGATTCTTTGAAACACAGTTTGGATTGATTGCTATCAATTCAGAGCTCCTCTTGGCTTACGATGGGTCTATTGACATAGGCATATCTCGTGTCATGTCTTGGTTCATTCGGATTTGGGCTACGGTTTTGATTATTCAG AGCTCAGAAGATACTCGCCTTGCTGTAGGAGCGTTGGTATGTGTACTTGTTGTCTCACCTTTACTGAGGATGATCACCAGATTAATTTTCCCAGATCGCGG GACTCTGATGGCCAAACTACTAATCATGAGGGATGCAATTAGAGATGCTGTAGGACCATTTGTCTGGTGTTTAATCATCGTACAGATTTACTCTCATAGAT TAAAGGAGGGATTTGTAAGAAGCTATGGAAAATCGGTacgaaagaagatgaagatgaagatgaagaagagactAGAAACATCTGTTACTGTTGGTGAAAGTCATACTCTTGTCTCGCATTTTCCTACTCCCCCTAGGATCAAATTCTCCAGTGGCAAG GGGCCAGGACCTGATGCACGTGTAGTCTACATAGCTGGTGCGTTTGATCTTTTCCATGCTGGCCATGTTGAG ATTCTCAGGCGTGCTAGAGAGCTTGGCGACTTTCTTCTTGTTGGAATACATAATGACCAGACCGTGAG TGCTAAAAGAGGAGGGCACCCCCCAATCATGAGTATGCAGGAAAGGAGCTTAAGTGTTGGGGCATGCCGCTATGTAGATGAGGTGATATTTGGTGCTCCATGGGAAGTGTCAAAAAATACG ATCACGATCTTTGGCATATCATTGGTGGTTCATGGGACAGTAGCCGAGAGCGACAATTTTCAAAGG AAGGAAGAGAATCCGTATGCAGTACCAATTAGCATGGGCATATTCCAAATCCTAGAAAGCCCTCTTGATATCACAACTTCCACCATAATGGGGAGGATTGTAGCGAACCATGAAGCTTATCAG AAACGTAATTTGAAAAAGGAAGCTAGTGATGACGAGCAGATGGAAAAGGAAGCTAGTGATGACAAGCAGGCTTTGCGACGGGGGACTGACAGGGCCGGCTCATTGGGGGGGGGGGACAAGCTGTGCGACCGCCACGGGCCCAATTAA
- the LOC125602812 gene encoding uncharacterized protein LOC125602812 isoform X1: MPVSLKQNMNVEIREMINRDPWDLSFVCFRSLKQPIHFLGIIFALVAFICVLEFFVIPSQDHLSTNLRFLVSGACLLTWASTLSRSFAFYFICSHLYGLFMASFLLFYQVVKRLPKKLSSSAVFLYSTLIGLTVVSLPYIPGWFEVIRETYAITRKFRNVGELAMVINIRFFETQFGLIAINSELLLAYDGSIDIGISRVMSWFIRIWATVLIIQSSEDTRLAVGALVCVLVVSPLLRMITRLIFPDRGTLMAKLLIMRDAIRDAVGPFVWCLIIVQIYSHRLKEGFVRSYGKSVRKKMKMKMKKRLETSVTVGESHTLVSHFPTPPRIKFSSGKGPGPDARVVYIAGAFDLFHAGHVEILRRARELGDFLLVGIHNDQTVSAKRGGHPPIMSMQERSLSVGACRYVDEVIFGAPWEVSKNTITIFGISLVVHGTVAESDNFQRKEENPYAVPISMGIFQILESPLDITTSTIMGRIVANHEAYQKRNLKKEASDDEQMEKEASDDKQALRRGTDRAGSLGGGDKLCDRHGPN; the protein is encoded by the exons ATGCCGGTCTCTCTTAAGCAGAATATGAATGTTGAGATCCGTGAGATGATCAATAGGGATCCATG GGATCTCTCTTTTGTGTGTTTCAGGTCATTGAAACAACCAATACACTTTTTGGGAATCATCTTTGCTCTTGTGGCTTTCATCTGTGTTCTCGAGTTTTTCGTCATTCCATCCCAAGATCACCTGTCTACTAACCTGAGATTCTTAGTTTCTGGAGCATGTCTACTCACCTGGGCTTCTACACTCAGCAGATCATTTGCATTCTACTTTATATGTTCCCATTTATATGGTCTGTTCATGGCTAGCTTTCTTCTTTTCTATCAg GTAGTGAAGCGACTACCAAAGAAATTGAGCTCTTCTGCAGTGTTCCTGTACTCAACCCTG ATTGGTCTTACTGTTGTCAGTCTTCCCTACATACCCGGTTGGTTTGAAGTTATCCGAGAAACATATGCAATTACACGCAAATTTAGGAATGTT GGCGAGCTGGCTATGGTGATTAATATACGATTCTTTGAAACACAGTTTGGATTGATTGCTATCAATTCAGAGCTCCTCTTGGCTTACGATGGGTCTATTGACATAGGCATATCTCGTGTCATGTCTTGGTTCATTCGGATTTGGGCTACGGTTTTGATTATTCAG AGCTCAGAAGATACTCGCCTTGCTGTAGGAGCGTTGGTATGTGTACTTGTTGTCTCACCTTTACTGAGGATGATCACCAGATTAATTTTCCCAGATCGCGG GACTCTGATGGCCAAACTACTAATCATGAGGGATGCAATTAGAGATGCTGTAGGACCATTTGTCTGGTGTTTAATCATCGTACAGATTTACTCTCATAGAT TAAAGGAGGGATTTGTAAGAAGCTATGGAAAATCGGTacgaaagaagatgaagatgaagatgaagaagagactAGAAACATCTGTTACTGTTGGTGAAAGTCATACTCTTGTCTCGCATTTTCCTACTCCCCCTAGGATCAAATTCTCCAGTGGCAAG GGGCCAGGACCTGATGCACGTGTAGTCTACATAGCTGGTGCGTTTGATCTTTTCCATGCTGGCCATGTTGAG ATTCTCAGGCGTGCTAGAGAGCTTGGCGACTTTCTTCTTGTTGGAATACATAATGACCAGACCGTGAG TGCTAAAAGAGGAGGGCACCCCCCAATCATGAGTATGCAGGAAAGGAGCTTAAGTGTTGGGGCATGCCGCTATGTAGATGAGGTGATATTTGGTGCTCCATGGGAAGTGTCAAAAAATACG ATCACGATCTTTGGCATATCATTGGTGGTTCATGGGACAGTAGCCGAGAGCGACAATTTTCAAAGG AAGGAAGAGAATCCGTATGCAGTACCAATTAGCATGGGCATATTCCAAATCCTAGAAAGCCCTCTTGATATCACAACTTCCACCATAATGGGGAGGATTGTAGCGAACCATGAAGCTTATCAG AAACGTAATTTGAAAAAGGAAGCTAGTGATGACGAGCAGATGGAAAAGGAAGCTAGTGATGACAAGCAGGCTTTGCGACGGGGGACTGACAGGGCCGGCTCATTGGGGGGGGGGGACAAGCTGTGCGACCGCCACGGGCCCAATTAA
- the LOC125602821 gene encoding CBL-interacting serine/threonine-protein kinase 22-like has protein sequence MASYVFNNNYLKNGLADEACSFNNNAALTSINPSQGTCRYHSRYEPWLTGFQQLYLVGLFTNSEPRRGQLAKTSDSIILNVDGDDNKSAIFGKHDLGKLLGMGAFAKVYQAEDLHNDRESVAIKVVQKKRLKDGLTAQVKREISVMCGLRHPHIVLLSEVLDTKTKKIFVMELAKGGELFLSPSLEHRFTEGLSRKYFRQLISAVRYCHARGSLPQ, from the exons ATGGCCTCGTATGTTTTCAACAACAACTACTTGAAGAATGGACTCGCTGACGAGGCTTGTAGTTTCAACAACAACGCTGCTCTCACTTCCATCAATCCCA gTCAAGGAACTTGTAGATACCATTCAAG ATATGAGCCGTGGCTGACGGGTTTCCAGCAGCTGTATCTTGTTGGTCTTTTCACAAACTCAGAACCAAGAAGAGGTCAATTG GCGAAGACTTCTGATTCTATCATCCTCAACGTCGACGGAGACGATAACAAATCAGCTATATTCGGCAAACACGACCTCGGAAAGCTTCTAGGCATGGGCGCGTTCGCCAAAGTCTACCAAGCGGAGGATCTTCACAACGACCGCGAAAGCGTCGCGatcaaagtcgtccagaagaagCGTCTAAAAGACGGACTCACGGCGCAAGTCAAGAGAGAGATCTCCGTCATGTGCGGCCTCCGCCACCCTCACATCGTCCTCCTCTCCGAAGTCCTCGACACCAAGACGAAGAAGATCTTCGTCATGGAGCTCGCAAAGGGCGGCGAGCTGTTCCTTTCCCCGAGTCTCGAGCACCGTTTCACTGAAGGTCTCAGCCGGAAATATTTCCGGCAATTGATCTCCGCCGTAAGGTACTGCCACGCGAGGGGGAGTTTACCACAGTGA
- the LOC125602812 gene encoding uncharacterized protein LOC125602812 isoform X4, which yields MPVSLKQNMNVEIREMINRDPWDLSFVCFRSLKQPIHFLGIIFALVAFICVLEFFVIPSQDHLSTNLRFLVSGACLLTWASTLSRSFAFYFICSHLYGLFMASFLLFYQIGLTVVSLPYIPGWFEVIRETYAITRKFRNVGELAMVINIRFFETQFGLIAINSELLLAYDGSIDIGISRVMSWFIRIWATVLIIQSSEDTRLAVGALVCVLVVSPLLRMITRLIFPDRGTLMAKLLIMRDAIRDAVGPFVWCLIIVQIYSHRLKEGFVRSYGKSVRKKMKMKMKKRLETSVTVGESHTLVSHFPTPPRIKFSSGKGPGPDARVVYIAGAFDLFHAGHVEILRRARELGDFLLVGIHNDQTVSAKRGGHPPIMSMQERSLSVGACRYVDEVIFGAPWEVSKNTITIFGISLVVHGTVAESDNFQRKEENPYAVPISMGIFQILESPLDITTSTIMGRIVANHEAYQKRNLKKEASDDEQMEKEASDDKQALRRGTDRAGSLGGGDKLCDRHGPN from the exons ATGCCGGTCTCTCTTAAGCAGAATATGAATGTTGAGATCCGTGAGATGATCAATAGGGATCCATG GGATCTCTCTTTTGTGTGTTTCAGGTCATTGAAACAACCAATACACTTTTTGGGAATCATCTTTGCTCTTGTGGCTTTCATCTGTGTTCTCGAGTTTTTCGTCATTCCATCCCAAGATCACCTGTCTACTAACCTGAGATTCTTAGTTTCTGGAGCATGTCTACTCACCTGGGCTTCTACACTCAGCAGATCATTTGCATTCTACTTTATATGTTCCCATTTATATGGTCTGTTCATGGCTAGCTTTCTTCTTTTCTATCAg ATTGGTCTTACTGTTGTCAGTCTTCCCTACATACCCGGTTGGTTTGAAGTTATCCGAGAAACATATGCAATTACACGCAAATTTAGGAATGTT GGCGAGCTGGCTATGGTGATTAATATACGATTCTTTGAAACACAGTTTGGATTGATTGCTATCAATTCAGAGCTCCTCTTGGCTTACGATGGGTCTATTGACATAGGCATATCTCGTGTCATGTCTTGGTTCATTCGGATTTGGGCTACGGTTTTGATTATTCAG AGCTCAGAAGATACTCGCCTTGCTGTAGGAGCGTTGGTATGTGTACTTGTTGTCTCACCTTTACTGAGGATGATCACCAGATTAATTTTCCCAGATCGCGG GACTCTGATGGCCAAACTACTAATCATGAGGGATGCAATTAGAGATGCTGTAGGACCATTTGTCTGGTGTTTAATCATCGTACAGATTTACTCTCATAGAT TAAAGGAGGGATTTGTAAGAAGCTATGGAAAATCGGTacgaaagaagatgaagatgaagatgaagaagagactAGAAACATCTGTTACTGTTGGTGAAAGTCATACTCTTGTCTCGCATTTTCCTACTCCCCCTAGGATCAAATTCTCCAGTGGCAAG GGGCCAGGACCTGATGCACGTGTAGTCTACATAGCTGGTGCGTTTGATCTTTTCCATGCTGGCCATGTTGAG ATTCTCAGGCGTGCTAGAGAGCTTGGCGACTTTCTTCTTGTTGGAATACATAATGACCAGACCGTGAG TGCTAAAAGAGGAGGGCACCCCCCAATCATGAGTATGCAGGAAAGGAGCTTAAGTGTTGGGGCATGCCGCTATGTAGATGAGGTGATATTTGGTGCTCCATGGGAAGTGTCAAAAAATACG ATCACGATCTTTGGCATATCATTGGTGGTTCATGGGACAGTAGCCGAGAGCGACAATTTTCAAAGG AAGGAAGAGAATCCGTATGCAGTACCAATTAGCATGGGCATATTCCAAATCCTAGAAAGCCCTCTTGATATCACAACTTCCACCATAATGGGGAGGATTGTAGCGAACCATGAAGCTTATCAG AAACGTAATTTGAAAAAGGAAGCTAGTGATGACGAGCAGATGGAAAAGGAAGCTAGTGATGACAAGCAGGCTTTGCGACGGGGGACTGACAGGGCCGGCTCATTGGGGGGGGGGGACAAGCTGTGCGACCGCCACGGGCCCAATTAA
- the LOC125602812 gene encoding uncharacterized protein LOC125602812 isoform X2 has translation MPVSLKQNMNVEIREMINRDPWDLSFVCFRSLKQPIHFLGIIFALVAFICVLEFFVIPSQDHLSTNLRFLVSGACLLTWASTLSRSFAFYFICSHLYGLFMASFLLFYQVVKRLPKKLSSSAVFLYSTLIGLTVVSLPYIPGWFEVIRETYAITRKFRNVGELAMVINIRFFETQFGLIAINSELLLAYDGSIDIGISRVMSWFIRIWATVLIIQSSEDTRLAVGALVCVLVVSPLLRMITRLIFPDRGTLMAKLLIMRDAIRDAVGPFVWCLIIVQIYSHRLKEGFVRSYGKSVRKKMKMKMKKRLETSVTVGESHTLVSHFPTPPRIKFSSGKGPGPDARVVYIAGAFDLFHAGHVEILRRARELGDFLLVGIAKRGGHPPIMSMQERSLSVGACRYVDEVIFGAPWEVSKNTITIFGISLVVHGTVAESDNFQRKEENPYAVPISMGIFQILESPLDITTSTIMGRIVANHEAYQKRNLKKEASDDEQMEKEASDDKQALRRGTDRAGSLGGGDKLCDRHGPN, from the exons ATGCCGGTCTCTCTTAAGCAGAATATGAATGTTGAGATCCGTGAGATGATCAATAGGGATCCATG GGATCTCTCTTTTGTGTGTTTCAGGTCATTGAAACAACCAATACACTTTTTGGGAATCATCTTTGCTCTTGTGGCTTTCATCTGTGTTCTCGAGTTTTTCGTCATTCCATCCCAAGATCACCTGTCTACTAACCTGAGATTCTTAGTTTCTGGAGCATGTCTACTCACCTGGGCTTCTACACTCAGCAGATCATTTGCATTCTACTTTATATGTTCCCATTTATATGGTCTGTTCATGGCTAGCTTTCTTCTTTTCTATCAg GTAGTGAAGCGACTACCAAAGAAATTGAGCTCTTCTGCAGTGTTCCTGTACTCAACCCTG ATTGGTCTTACTGTTGTCAGTCTTCCCTACATACCCGGTTGGTTTGAAGTTATCCGAGAAACATATGCAATTACACGCAAATTTAGGAATGTT GGCGAGCTGGCTATGGTGATTAATATACGATTCTTTGAAACACAGTTTGGATTGATTGCTATCAATTCAGAGCTCCTCTTGGCTTACGATGGGTCTATTGACATAGGCATATCTCGTGTCATGTCTTGGTTCATTCGGATTTGGGCTACGGTTTTGATTATTCAG AGCTCAGAAGATACTCGCCTTGCTGTAGGAGCGTTGGTATGTGTACTTGTTGTCTCACCTTTACTGAGGATGATCACCAGATTAATTTTCCCAGATCGCGG GACTCTGATGGCCAAACTACTAATCATGAGGGATGCAATTAGAGATGCTGTAGGACCATTTGTCTGGTGTTTAATCATCGTACAGATTTACTCTCATAGAT TAAAGGAGGGATTTGTAAGAAGCTATGGAAAATCGGTacgaaagaagatgaagatgaagatgaagaagagactAGAAACATCTGTTACTGTTGGTGAAAGTCATACTCTTGTCTCGCATTTTCCTACTCCCCCTAGGATCAAATTCTCCAGTGGCAAG GGGCCAGGACCTGATGCACGTGTAGTCTACATAGCTGGTGCGTTTGATCTTTTCCATGCTGGCCATGTTGAG ATTCTCAGGCGTGCTAGAGAGCTTGGCGACTTTCTTCTTGTTGGAAT TGCTAAAAGAGGAGGGCACCCCCCAATCATGAGTATGCAGGAAAGGAGCTTAAGTGTTGGGGCATGCCGCTATGTAGATGAGGTGATATTTGGTGCTCCATGGGAAGTGTCAAAAAATACG ATCACGATCTTTGGCATATCATTGGTGGTTCATGGGACAGTAGCCGAGAGCGACAATTTTCAAAGG AAGGAAGAGAATCCGTATGCAGTACCAATTAGCATGGGCATATTCCAAATCCTAGAAAGCCCTCTTGATATCACAACTTCCACCATAATGGGGAGGATTGTAGCGAACCATGAAGCTTATCAG AAACGTAATTTGAAAAAGGAAGCTAGTGATGACGAGCAGATGGAAAAGGAAGCTAGTGATGACAAGCAGGCTTTGCGACGGGGGACTGACAGGGCCGGCTCATTGGGGGGGGGGGACAAGCTGTGCGACCGCCACGGGCCCAATTAA
- the LOC125602812 gene encoding uncharacterized protein LOC125602812 isoform X6 encodes MIGLTVVSLPYIPGWFEVIRETYAITRKFRNVGELAMVINIRFFETQFGLIAINSELLLAYDGSIDIGISRVMSWFIRIWATVLIIQSSEDTRLAVGALVCVLVVSPLLRMITRLIFPDRGTLMAKLLIMRDAIRDAVGPFVWCLIIVQIYSHRLKEGFVRSYGKSVRKKMKMKMKKRLETSVTVGESHTLVSHFPTPPRIKFSSGKGPGPDARVVYIAGAFDLFHAGHVEILRRARELGDFLLVGIHNDQTVSAKRGGHPPIMSMQERSLSVGACRYVDEVIFGAPWEVSKNTITIFGISLVVHGTVAESDNFQRKEENPYAVPISMGIFQILESPLDITTSTIMGRIVANHEAYQKRNLKKEASDDEQMEKEASDDKQALRRGTDRAGSLGGGDKLCDRHGPN; translated from the exons ATG ATTGGTCTTACTGTTGTCAGTCTTCCCTACATACCCGGTTGGTTTGAAGTTATCCGAGAAACATATGCAATTACACGCAAATTTAGGAATGTT GGCGAGCTGGCTATGGTGATTAATATACGATTCTTTGAAACACAGTTTGGATTGATTGCTATCAATTCAGAGCTCCTCTTGGCTTACGATGGGTCTATTGACATAGGCATATCTCGTGTCATGTCTTGGTTCATTCGGATTTGGGCTACGGTTTTGATTATTCAG AGCTCAGAAGATACTCGCCTTGCTGTAGGAGCGTTGGTATGTGTACTTGTTGTCTCACCTTTACTGAGGATGATCACCAGATTAATTTTCCCAGATCGCGG GACTCTGATGGCCAAACTACTAATCATGAGGGATGCAATTAGAGATGCTGTAGGACCATTTGTCTGGTGTTTAATCATCGTACAGATTTACTCTCATAGAT TAAAGGAGGGATTTGTAAGAAGCTATGGAAAATCGGTacgaaagaagatgaagatgaagatgaagaagagactAGAAACATCTGTTACTGTTGGTGAAAGTCATACTCTTGTCTCGCATTTTCCTACTCCCCCTAGGATCAAATTCTCCAGTGGCAAG GGGCCAGGACCTGATGCACGTGTAGTCTACATAGCTGGTGCGTTTGATCTTTTCCATGCTGGCCATGTTGAG ATTCTCAGGCGTGCTAGAGAGCTTGGCGACTTTCTTCTTGTTGGAATACATAATGACCAGACCGTGAG TGCTAAAAGAGGAGGGCACCCCCCAATCATGAGTATGCAGGAAAGGAGCTTAAGTGTTGGGGCATGCCGCTATGTAGATGAGGTGATATTTGGTGCTCCATGGGAAGTGTCAAAAAATACG ATCACGATCTTTGGCATATCATTGGTGGTTCATGGGACAGTAGCCGAGAGCGACAATTTTCAAAGG AAGGAAGAGAATCCGTATGCAGTACCAATTAGCATGGGCATATTCCAAATCCTAGAAAGCCCTCTTGATATCACAACTTCCACCATAATGGGGAGGATTGTAGCGAACCATGAAGCTTATCAG AAACGTAATTTGAAAAAGGAAGCTAGTGATGACGAGCAGATGGAAAAGGAAGCTAGTGATGACAAGCAGGCTTTGCGACGGGGGACTGACAGGGCCGGCTCATTGGGGGGGGGGGACAAGCTGTGCGACCGCCACGGGCCCAATTAA